From the genome of Desulfobaculum xiamenense, one region includes:
- a CDS encoding tetratricopeptide repeat protein — translation MAMYKFSLLLKDQPSLHESRMSAPGYAVWMVWSGELSSAIPSTFRDFGGMELSTSPNQALWFFFTKDVFSALARLQVWANLNVLPVFIQVLPTSMQVGFQLEMALSIPSELYAQQAMPPDDFQVLVHPDLRTVVEGIPGIRLEALERSITGLASASWRQLHGDPRMGFTSSLGWFFILKPLGNPLDKAYMEGWRAFFGELEGIIKRLKFKYLLHDDFLIFAIENHSSLRKWCLEILTLLRKVKGNEDLVYWPSVMAAVDKAGFQFNEELPKKVGLDWDKMVPDFPHMSYSTAFLLGEPFKIKDVSYSFERSRLSDWCYVHLAGGAEEEIGGALAMTMPVGLVAGKSHNCFYCGMRNHAEAQCPSRAIAMLDPEVWKLVSHMSLKEMNDALAHAGAQLGEAPEEALRHLLGGKDMAGLITRAIFEINAPSQLRLLPLVWRSMGKEMPRGIEKLMAPENTMQMRALNAFLAGEVSQAEKLAKEGALRNPRDFQFRGLQGFIALERGEFERAVAFWKEAEPLGDSPLHFAYHKFLQARALEVQGRYDMAMGLYKEAGVLCPRWTELRYRQAVCMIKMGFSEHVVGLVDDLVDEDPHIFNRLLIDPEVERGYMQILSNLWGRWNLAQQGAKDSVVKLKELGEELEDWFGKTNEFNREMQHQVVQLIELADVENFVIFNQMIRGRMQLARRLKTKVATEVKHLEREGQKFRDRLRRINDEISWFPFPRALREFNKDFNFCVTKLNWIRQQHFQVARNFRKSTEFLEQVEDKLNRLAIRLVTLKIVRDTTLFALILGKGFMWIEIICLGLALVTIPVAVYFAEAYDMTWLREAIHAQRWALQKGLVIILSVAALVLAALRTAIVFEKKKTELFERSEKA, via the coding sequence GTGGCAATGTACAAGTTTTCGCTTCTGCTCAAGGATCAGCCGTCCCTGCACGAATCGCGCATGTCCGCGCCGGGCTATGCGGTGTGGATGGTGTGGTCTGGCGAGCTGTCGAGCGCCATCCCTTCCACCTTCCGCGACTTCGGCGGCATGGAGCTATCCACCTCGCCGAATCAGGCCCTGTGGTTCTTCTTCACGAAGGACGTCTTTTCCGCGTTGGCGCGCTTGCAGGTGTGGGCGAACCTCAATGTTTTGCCGGTCTTCATACAGGTCCTGCCCACGTCGATGCAGGTAGGATTCCAGTTGGAGATGGCCCTGTCAATCCCTTCGGAGCTTTACGCGCAGCAGGCCATGCCGCCGGACGATTTTCAGGTGCTCGTGCATCCGGACCTGCGCACCGTGGTGGAGGGCATACCGGGCATCAGGCTGGAGGCGCTGGAACGCAGCATCACGGGCTTGGCCTCGGCCTCGTGGCGGCAACTGCACGGTGACCCGCGCATGGGCTTCACGTCGAGCCTCGGGTGGTTCTTTATTCTCAAGCCGCTCGGCAATCCGTTGGACAAGGCCTACATGGAGGGCTGGCGGGCCTTTTTCGGTGAGCTTGAGGGCATCATCAAGCGCCTCAAGTTCAAGTATCTGCTTCACGACGATTTCCTGATCTTCGCCATTGAGAACCATTCCTCGCTACGCAAGTGGTGTCTGGAAATTCTGACTTTGCTGCGCAAGGTGAAGGGGAACGAGGACCTCGTCTACTGGCCGAGCGTCATGGCCGCTGTGGACAAGGCCGGTTTCCAGTTCAACGAGGAACTGCCGAAGAAGGTGGGGTTGGACTGGGACAAGATGGTCCCGGATTTTCCGCACATGAGCTACTCCACGGCCTTTTTGCTTGGCGAGCCGTTCAAGATCAAGGACGTCAGCTACAGCTTCGAGCGTAGCCGCCTGTCCGACTGGTGCTACGTGCACCTGGCCGGCGGGGCCGAGGAGGAGATCGGCGGGGCGCTGGCCATGACCATGCCTGTGGGCTTGGTGGCCGGAAAGTCCCACAACTGCTTCTACTGCGGCATGCGCAACCACGCCGAGGCCCAGTGCCCGAGCCGCGCCATCGCCATGCTGGATCCGGAGGTTTGGAAGCTCGTCTCGCACATGAGCCTCAAGGAAATGAACGACGCGCTGGCGCATGCCGGGGCGCAGTTGGGGGAGGCTCCGGAGGAGGCCCTACGGCATCTGCTTGGTGGTAAGGACATGGCAGGGCTGATTACACGGGCTATTTTCGAGATCAACGCGCCATCGCAGTTGCGCCTTTTGCCGCTGGTGTGGCGCAGCATGGGCAAGGAGATGCCGAGGGGCATCGAAAAGCTCATGGCCCCCGAGAACACCATGCAGATGCGGGCACTTAACGCGTTTCTTGCCGGAGAGGTCTCGCAGGCCGAGAAGCTGGCCAAGGAAGGAGCGCTACGCAACCCGCGCGATTTCCAGTTTCGCGGATTGCAGGGCTTCATCGCTCTTGAGCGCGGGGAGTTTGAGCGTGCTGTGGCCTTCTGGAAGGAGGCCGAGCCGCTTGGCGATTCGCCGCTACATTTCGCCTACCACAAGTTTCTTCAGGCCCGCGCTCTTGAGGTGCAGGGACGCTACGACATGGCCATGGGCCTCTACAAGGAGGCCGGGGTGCTGTGCCCGCGCTGGACGGAACTGCGCTACCGGCAGGCCGTGTGCATGATCAAGATGGGCTTTTCCGAGCATGTGGTTGGCCTCGTGGACGACCTCGTGGATGAGGATCCGCATATCTTCAACCGTCTGCTCATCGACCCCGAGGTGGAGCGCGGCTACATGCAGATACTCTCCAACCTCTGGGGGCGTTGGAATCTGGCTCAGCAGGGGGCCAAGGATTCGGTGGTCAAGCTCAAGGAACTCGGCGAGGAATTGGAGGACTGGTTCGGGAAGACCAACGAGTTCAACCGCGAGATGCAGCATCAGGTCGTGCAGCTCATCGAACTGGCGGACGTGGAGAATTTCGTGATCTTCAACCAGATGATCCGCGGGCGTATGCAGCTGGCCCGGCGGCTCAAGACCAAGGTCGCCACCGAGGTTAAGCATCTGGAGCGGGAGGGGCAGAAGTTCCGCGATCGTCTGCGTCGGATCAACGATGAAATCTCGTGGTTTCCCTTTCCGCGAGCGTTGCGCGAGTTCAACAAGGACTTCAACTTCTGCGTGACGAAGCTCAACTGGATACGTCAGCAGCATTTTCAGGTGGCGCGCAATTTCCGCAAGAGCACGGAATTTCTCGAACAGGTCGAGGATAAGCTCAACCGGCTGGCCATCCGGCTGGTGACGCTCAAGATTGTGCGGGATACGACACTCTTCGCGCTGATCCTCGGCAAGGGCTTCATGTGGATCGAGATCATCTGCCTTGGGCTGGCGCTGGTGACGATACCCGTGGCTGTGTACTTCGCCGAGGCCTACGACATGACATGGCTGCGCGAGGCCATTCATGCCCAGCGCTGGGCGTTGCAGAAGGGACTGGTGATCATCCTCTCCGTGGCGGCGCTGGTGCTGGCCGCGCTTCGTACGGCCATCGTGTTCGAGAAAAAGAAGACGGAATTGTTCGAGCGCTCGGAAAAGGCCTGA
- a CDS encoding molybdenum cofactor biosynthesis protein MoaE: MDITRTIAELKKDPEFAKNVGMLLCHNGVVRATSRADGAEVTGVTVQADQAMIDALCAEYEQRPGIWKCLAEGRSGCLKPGDDLLFIIVAGDFRENVKTTLAELLDRIKSEAVKKTEDCVR; the protein is encoded by the coding sequence ATGGACATCACCAGGACCATCGCCGAACTGAAGAAGGACCCCGAATTCGCCAAAAACGTCGGAATGCTGTTGTGCCACAATGGCGTCGTTCGCGCCACCTCCCGCGCCGACGGCGCGGAGGTCACCGGCGTCACCGTGCAGGCCGATCAGGCAATGATCGACGCCCTGTGCGCCGAGTACGAACAGCGCCCCGGCATCTGGAAGTGCCTCGCAGAGGGCCGCTCCGGCTGCCTCAAGCCCGGGGACGACCTCCTGTTCATCATCGTGGCGGGCGACTTCCGCGAAAACGTCAAGACCACGTTGGCCGAACTTCTGGACCGCATCAAGTCCGAAGCAGTCAAAAAAACGGAAGATTGCGTCCGCTAG
- a CDS encoding glycosyltransferase family 4 protein, whose amino-acid sequence MRIIQVVNVRWFNATSWYALFLSRLLMDAGHEVLVLALDGTETHAKALAWGLPVRTMPLNTANPLTITRLMRDISRLVDEFRPDVVNCHRGESFVLWGLLRTLSSRFRLVRTRGDQRLPRNNMPNRWLHATCADAVVSTNSVMHRHFLNTFGIPEKRLHLILGGVDRDVFAFTQKGRMTVRDRYGFDNSHHVIGLLGRFDEVKGQRELIEAVAAARKAGAQHLRLMLIGFETATSEAEVRGWIGHAEVDDITVITGKCPDVAACISACDVGVVASKWSETIARAALEFMSCGVPLVGTTVGVMPDLLDDEAMFPPADVPALAAMLTRTATDADFLSRIAARQAERIATLSGRDFLERTLAVYGGES is encoded by the coding sequence ATGCGCATCATTCAAGTGGTCAATGTCCGGTGGTTCAACGCCACCTCATGGTACGCCCTGTTCCTCAGCCGACTACTGATGGACGCGGGGCACGAGGTTCTCGTCCTCGCCCTCGACGGCACGGAAACCCACGCCAAGGCCCTCGCATGGGGCCTACCCGTGCGGACCATGCCGCTCAACACCGCCAACCCGCTGACCATCACCCGCCTGATGCGCGACATCTCGCGCCTTGTCGACGAGTTCCGGCCGGACGTGGTCAACTGCCACCGTGGCGAATCCTTCGTGCTGTGGGGCCTCCTGCGCACGCTGAGCAGCCGCTTCCGCCTCGTACGAACCCGTGGCGACCAGCGCCTGCCGCGCAACAACATGCCCAACCGCTGGCTGCACGCCACCTGCGCCGACGCCGTCGTGTCCACAAACTCCGTCATGCATCGGCATTTCCTGAATACCTTCGGCATCCCCGAAAAGCGCCTGCACCTCATCCTCGGCGGCGTGGACCGCGACGTCTTCGCCTTCACGCAGAAAGGGCGCATGACCGTGCGCGACAGGTACGGATTCGACAATTCGCACCACGTCATCGGCCTGCTCGGCCGCTTCGACGAGGTCAAGGGACAGCGCGAGCTTATCGAGGCCGTGGCCGCCGCACGCAAGGCAGGCGCACAACATCTGCGGCTCATGCTCATCGGCTTCGAGACCGCGACCAGCGAGGCCGAGGTTCGCGGATGGATCGGCCATGCCGAGGTGGACGACATCACCGTCATCACCGGCAAATGCCCCGACGTGGCCGCCTGCATCTCGGCCTGCGACGTGGGCGTGGTCGCCTCCAAGTGGTCCGAGACCATCGCCCGCGCGGCGCTGGAGTTCATGTCCTGCGGCGTGCCCCTCGTCGGCACCACCGTTGGTGTCATGCCGGACCTCCTTGACGACGAAGCCATGTTCCCGCCCGCAGACGTGCCCGCGCTGGCGGCCATGCTCACCCGCACGGCCACGGACGCGGACTTCCTTTCGCGCATCGCCGCTCGGCAGGCCGAACGCATCGCCACCCTCTCGGGCCGCGATTTCCTCGAACGCACGCTGGCCGTGTACGGAGGCGAATCGTGA
- a CDS encoding glycosyltransferase family 4 protein: MSARIAIMLPKLSTYGGAEGFSLRLATALATAGHDVEFICARQETPAPEGVRPVIVGRPPLTRACKIAWYAYAAERARKRGGYDLSFSMGKTIAQDVLRMSGGPLSVFWRLSQRAWAPGLPRTWKMTRRRLSPANMLIRSLEETSLANQRVCVTVSHRVRDWLLEAHPWLAQRDLRVIYNKPDLSRFSPPSEDERRTLRRSYGLADGDVAISFAGTNFALKGLGTLTSALSMLPPNFRLLVAGGRHPGRFGRLAEDLGVAGRITHLGRVDDMPSLYRASDIFCLPSFYDTCSNAVLEALASGTRVISTRDNGSSHFLPERHVLADSADAHTLAAMLEATSAEERPGPFQWPTDVEAGIEPYLDLVRELTA, encoded by the coding sequence GTGAGCGCGCGCATCGCCATCATGCTGCCCAAGCTCTCCACCTACGGCGGCGCCGAGGGCTTTTCCCTGCGGCTGGCCACGGCGCTGGCCACAGCCGGGCACGATGTAGAATTCATCTGCGCACGGCAGGAGACGCCCGCTCCCGAGGGCGTACGCCCGGTCATCGTGGGCCGTCCGCCACTGACGCGCGCCTGCAAGATCGCATGGTACGCCTATGCGGCCGAACGCGCACGCAAACGCGGCGGCTACGACCTCAGCTTTTCCATGGGCAAGACCATCGCGCAGGACGTGCTGCGCATGAGCGGTGGCCCGCTGTCCGTATTCTGGCGGCTGTCGCAGCGGGCGTGGGCACCGGGCCTTCCGCGTACTTGGAAGATGACCCGCAGACGACTGTCCCCGGCCAACATGCTCATCCGCTCGCTGGAGGAAACGTCGCTCGCCAACCAGCGCGTCTGCGTCACGGTGTCCCACCGCGTGCGGGACTGGCTACTGGAGGCCCACCCGTGGCTGGCCCAGCGCGATCTGCGCGTCATCTACAACAAGCCGGACCTCTCACGCTTCTCGCCGCCAAGCGAAGACGAACGCCGCACCCTGCGCCGCTCCTACGGCCTCGCCGACGGCGACGTCGCCATTTCCTTCGCGGGCACAAATTTCGCGCTCAAGGGCCTCGGCACGCTGACCTCGGCGTTGTCCATGCTGCCGCCGAACTTCCGGCTGCTCGTGGCTGGCGGGCGTCACCCCGGCCGCTTCGGGCGGCTGGCCGAAGACCTCGGCGTTGCAGGGCGCATCACCCACCTCGGCCGCGTGGACGACATGCCGTCGTTGTACCGCGCAAGCGACATCTTCTGCCTGCCCTCGTTCTACGATACGTGCTCCAACGCCGTGCTCGAAGCGCTGGCCAGCGGCACGCGGGTCATCTCCACCCGCGACAACGGCTCCAGCCACTTCCTGCCCGAGCGCCACGTACTGGCCGACTCCGCCGACGCGCACACCCTCGCGGCCATGCTTGAAGCCACAAGCGCCGAGGAACGCCCCGGCCCCTTCCAGTGGCCCACTGACGTAGAGGCGGGCATAGAACCCTACCTCGACCTCGTGCGCGAACTCACCGCATGA
- a CDS encoding LPP20 family lipoprotein — protein sequence MMYRRPILILFVIATLALAALPCAADDAYESVGSVGYIDWTRQRAIASGTGFPPPGLRDPARAHAAARRAAVLDARRNLLEVVRQVRIDSSTLVENLITTSDTVQASVTGALRGSEIESERPLPDGGVTVTVGMALTGELARELMAAAPVAPTSSPSATTPTLQERYASDRLAAADQRMAVLDARIRDLEGQLASLTRELHFARQSAQTPTRPAPTPNTQDATQRALAELSRRLRALEARQSTPPEQTAVPASSPHPAASNPTSQPSPSHALAASNPAPSAAPAPAPTPAPETLAQVQNASGLVIDARGTNFRPSLKPRLTHGGEVLFPGPGADFDTAVSSGFVRYYRDITEAQRAERAGSSPLTLAARGNGSDLELDDESAAALRHLLRSPSNILDRCRVVVVF from the coding sequence ATGATGTACCGACGCCCCATCCTCATCCTGTTCGTCATCGCGACGCTAGCCCTCGCGGCCCTGCCCTGCGCCGCCGACGACGCATACGAGAGCGTGGGAAGCGTCGGCTACATCGACTGGACGCGCCAACGCGCCATCGCCTCGGGCACGGGCTTCCCGCCCCCCGGCCTGCGCGACCCCGCACGCGCCCACGCCGCCGCACGCCGCGCCGCCGTGCTCGACGCACGCCGCAACCTGCTGGAGGTCGTCCGGCAGGTACGCATCGACTCTTCGACGCTCGTGGAAAATCTCATCACGACGAGCGACACCGTGCAGGCAAGCGTAACCGGAGCCTTACGCGGTTCGGAAATCGAATCGGAACGGCCCCTCCCGGACGGCGGCGTCACGGTGACCGTGGGCATGGCGCTCACCGGCGAACTGGCCCGAGAACTCATGGCCGCCGCGCCCGTTGCCCCGACCTCGTCACCATCGGCCACCACTCCCACCCTGCAGGAGCGCTACGCATCCGACCGGCTCGCCGCCGCCGACCAGCGCATGGCCGTCCTCGACGCACGCATCCGCGACCTCGAAGGCCAACTGGCCAGCCTTACCCGCGAACTCCACTTCGCGCGCCAATCTGCCCAAACGCCAACACGCCCCGCCCCAACGCCAAACACGCAGGACGCGACACAACGCGCGCTGGCAGAGCTGTCCCGGCGACTCCGTGCGCTTGAGGCACGGCAGTCCACCCCCCCGGAGCAGACGGCCGTTCCCGCATCCTCGCCGCATCCTGCAGCGTCGAACCCGACGTCCCAGCCTTCGCCCAGCCACGCGCTCGCGGCATCGAATCCAGCCCCATCCGCCGCCCCAGCGCCCGCCCCAACACCCGCTCCGGAAACGCTGGCGCAAGTCCAAAACGCTTCTGGCCTCGTCATCGACGCGCGCGGGACAAACTTTCGCCCATCCCTCAAGCCGCGCCTGACGCATGGCGGCGAAGTGCTCTTCCCCGGTCCCGGCGCGGACTTCGACACGGCGGTGAGTTCCGGCTTCGTACGCTACTACCGCGACATCACCGAGGCCCAGCGGGCCGAACGCGCCGGATCTTCACCGCTGACCCTCGCCGCACGCGGCAACGGATCGGACCTCGAACTCGACGACGAATCCGCCGCCGCCCTGCGCCACCTGCTGCGTTCCCCGTCCAACATCCTTGACCGGTGCCGGGTGGTCGTGGTCTTCTAG
- a CDS encoding UPF0280 family protein, with the protein MTHAIHTASHRAYRSGVRPRDGETAFQTVIEETDLYIVAASDLSRQTMDAVRELRGQLKAWFALQPEFASSLIPVDVPASAPDIIRRMAEAARPCGVGPMAAVAGTVAQMVAERLAPFSADVLVENGGDLYMRSSRPRTCAILADPEGGASIGLNLKPADFPLSLCASSATIGHSLSLGHGDLVVVRSRSASLADASATALCNIIRDGRDLRHVTDAAQALHAHGLDGVFAQCGSAIAVWGDMELVAL; encoded by the coding sequence ATGACACACGCCATCCATACCGCCTCCCACCGCGCCTACCGTTCCGGCGTCCGCCCCCGCGACGGCGAAACCGCCTTCCAGACCGTCATCGAGGAAACCGACCTCTACATCGTTGCCGCATCGGACCTTTCGCGGCAGACCATGGACGCCGTGCGCGAGCTACGCGGCCAACTCAAGGCGTGGTTCGCCCTCCAGCCGGAATTCGCAAGCAGTCTTATCCCCGTGGACGTTCCCGCCTCCGCGCCAGACATCATCCGCCGCATGGCCGAGGCCGCCCGCCCCTGCGGAGTCGGCCCCATGGCCGCCGTGGCAGGTACCGTGGCCCAGATGGTGGCCGAACGCCTCGCGCCGTTCAGCGCGGATGTGCTGGTGGAAAACGGCGGCGACCTGTACATGCGCTCCTCGCGCCCCCGCACCTGCGCCATCCTCGCCGACCCGGAAGGCGGGGCCTCCATCGGCCTGAATCTCAAGCCCGCAGACTTTCCGCTGTCGCTGTGCGCCTCGTCGGCCACCATCGGGCACTCCCTGAGCCTCGGACACGGCGACCTCGTCGTGGTCCGCTCACGCAGCGCCAGCCTCGCCGACGCGTCCGCCACGGCCCTGTGCAACATTATCCGTGATGGGCGCGACCTGCGCCACGTCACCGACGCCGCGCAGGCCCTGCATGCCCATGGTCTGGACGGCGTCTTCGCGCAGTGCGGATCGGCCATCGCCGTGTGGGGCGACATGGAACTCGTTGCCCTGTAA
- the glpB gene encoding glycerol-3-phosphate dehydrogenase subunit GlpB, producing the protein MSENNILHCDLMVVGTGVAGMAATVFAVSRGLRVAQTGVTGETAYTSGVMDVMGVHPVSRKHLWTDPFAAVQAVAADIPGHPYAHVAVERVRAAMDEFIGFFREAGLDYRTAGDRNTDVLTAMGTFKRTYAVPESMWAGVEAARDRKPCLFVGFRGLKGFSPRLLATVQGKRWPGLRHAVVEFPGCEETGELYPQQLAQALEFSGNREELAAAIRPHLGDAAAVGLPAVLGIYRTREVMDDLGERLGVPVFEIPSLPPSVPGLRLKEAYDEQVTRRGVSLFRQKKVLTARFDEASDEFVLGVGFNEVEYTVHARSVILATGRFLGGGLYAGRREISETVFELPVVQPAERDEWHGTDFLRAEGHPVNRAGVETDDSFRPVDAEGRPLFERLHACGSILAHQDWMREKCGCGVSVVSAFTAVEALAAKR; encoded by the coding sequence ATGTCCGAGAACAACATTCTGCATTGCGACCTGATGGTCGTCGGCACTGGCGTGGCGGGCATGGCCGCAACGGTCTTCGCCGTTTCCCGCGGCCTGCGCGTGGCCCAGACCGGTGTCACGGGCGAGACCGCCTACACCAGCGGCGTGATGGACGTCATGGGCGTGCATCCCGTCAGCCGCAAACATCTCTGGACCGATCCCTTCGCGGCCGTGCAGGCCGTGGCCGCCGATATTCCCGGTCATCCCTATGCGCATGTCGCCGTCGAGCGCGTGCGTGCAGCCATGGACGAGTTTATCGGTTTCTTCCGTGAAGCCGGGCTGGACTATCGGACCGCAGGCGACCGGAACACCGACGTGCTGACCGCCATGGGCACCTTCAAGCGCACCTACGCCGTGCCCGAATCCATGTGGGCCGGAGTGGAGGCCGCGCGTGACCGCAAGCCCTGCCTGTTTGTGGGCTTTCGTGGACTCAAGGGCTTCAGCCCCCGCCTTCTCGCCACAGTGCAGGGCAAGCGCTGGCCCGGTCTGCGTCATGCGGTGGTCGAATTTCCCGGCTGCGAGGAAACGGGTGAGCTGTATCCCCAGCAGTTGGCGCAGGCTCTGGAATTCTCCGGAAACCGCGAGGAGCTGGCCGCGGCCATCCGTCCCCATCTGGGCGACGCCGCAGCGGTGGGCCTGCCCGCCGTGCTTGGCATTTACCGCACGCGCGAGGTCATGGACGATCTGGGCGAGCGCCTTGGCGTTCCGGTCTTCGAGATTCCCTCGCTGCCGCCGAGCGTTCCGGGGCTGCGTCTCAAGGAAGCCTACGACGAGCAGGTGACCAGACGTGGCGTTTCCCTCTTCCGCCAGAAGAAGGTGCTGACGGCGCGTTTCGACGAGGCTTCGGACGAGTTCGTGCTTGGCGTGGGCTTCAACGAGGTCGAATACACCGTGCATGCTCGTTCGGTGATTCTCGCCACGGGTCGTTTCCTTGGCGGCGGTCTTTACGCAGGACGCCGCGAGATTTCCGAAACCGTGTTCGAGCTGCCGGTGGTTCAGCCCGCCGAGCGGGACGAGTGGCACGGAACGGATTTCCTGCGCGCCGAGGGACACCCCGTCAACCGAGCCGGTGTGGAGACGGACGACAGCTTCCGCCCCGTGGACGCCGAAGGCCGCCCGCTGTTCGAGCGGCTCCACGCCTGCGGCTCCATCCTCGCTCATCAGGACTGGATGCGCGAGAAGTGTGGATGCGGCGTGTCCGTGGTCTCCGCCTTCACCGCAGTGGAGGCGCTGGCCGCAAAGCGCTAG
- the glpA gene encoding anaerobic glycerol-3-phosphate dehydrogenase subunit GlpA, producing MRTQVLIIGGGVTGTGIARDLALRGVHCVLAEARDINAGASGGNHGLLHSGGRYVFSDPEAAAECREEGLILKRLAPHCIENTGGIFAAVEGDDEQYAADFGTYCARAGLSATPLEPAQAREMEPVLSDRVFAAWEVEDASVDPFRLSLDNMAQAVTLGSRFLRRTRVVGFEREGGRITAARLVETRTGREVRVEADVIVNAAGAWAGEMAALAGGHIEMLYSKGTLLITHSRMAKRVINRLRPPGDGDILVPGGTVSILGTTSVRVDRLDDIRPSIAEVDRNIDQMVGLIPSLETTRYVRAYAGVRPLVKSGKGGSDRTVSRGFTLLGHEEDGLENFVTITSGKLTTYRLMAERTANLVCERLGVTAPCLTRTEPLPQAAECRWTEPGVAPKIWLKGHDRDDQLLCECEMVPVSAVDQIIDSFSADGGAPRMKAIGRRSRVGKGSCQGSTCGMRLTGHMYERGMFEGDEGLDALREFIGERWRGKRSILWGPQMSQAELQEAIHCGLFDLELGNDNGMEE from the coding sequence GTGCGCACACAGGTACTCATTATCGGTGGCGGCGTGACGGGAACCGGCATTGCCCGGGATCTCGCCCTGCGCGGCGTGCACTGCGTGCTCGCCGAGGCAAGGGACATCAACGCCGGGGCCTCCGGTGGCAACCACGGCCTGCTGCATTCCGGCGGCCGCTATGTCTTCAGCGACCCCGAGGCCGCGGCCGAGTGCCGCGAAGAAGGCTTGATCCTCAAGCGCCTCGCGCCCCACTGCATCGAGAATACGGGCGGCATCTTCGCCGCCGTCGAGGGTGACGACGAGCAGTACGCGGCCGACTTCGGCACCTACTGCGCCCGCGCCGGACTGAGCGCGACGCCTCTCGAACCCGCGCAGGCCCGCGAAATGGAGCCTGTGCTGTCCGACAGGGTCTTTGCCGCATGGGAGGTGGAGGACGCCTCCGTCGATCCTTTCCGTCTGTCCCTCGACAACATGGCCCAGGCCGTGACCCTCGGCTCCCGCTTCTTGCGCCGTACCCGCGTGGTGGGCTTCGAGCGCGAGGGCGGCCGCATCACCGCCGCGCGTCTCGTGGAGACCCGCACGGGCCGCGAGGTTCGCGTGGAGGCCGACGTCATTGTCAACGCCGCCGGCGCGTGGGCCGGAGAGATGGCCGCGCTGGCTGGCGGGCACATCGAGATGCTCTATTCCAAGGGCACGCTACTCATCACCCACTCCCGCATGGCCAAGCGCGTCATCAACCGTCTGCGTCCTCCGGGAGACGGCGACATTCTCGTGCCCGGCGGCACGGTGTCCATCCTTGGCACCACCTCCGTGCGCGTGGACAGGCTGGACGACATTCGTCCCTCCATCGCCGAGGTCGACCGCAACATCGACCAGATGGTGGGGCTTATCCCCTCGCTGGAGACCACGCGCTACGTGCGCGCCTACGCAGGCGTGCGCCCGCTGGTGAAAAGCGGCAAGGGCGGTAGCGACCGCACCGTTAGCCGCGGCTTCACGCTGCTTGGCCACGAGGAGGACGGACTCGAAAATTTCGTGACCATCACCAGTGGCAAGCTGACCACCTATCGCCTCATGGCGGAGCGCACCGCGAATCTCGTCTGCGAGCGCCTTGGCGTTACCGCGCCGTGCCTCACACGCACCGAACCCCTGCCGCAGGCGGCGGAATGCCGCTGGACCGAGCCGGGCGTCGCCCCCAAAATCTGGCTCAAGGGCCACGACCGCGATGACCAGCTTCTGTGCGAGTGCGAGATGGTGCCCGTGTCCGCCGTGGACCAGATTATCGACTCCTTCAGCGCAGACGGCGGAGCGCCGCGTATGAAGGCCATTGGCCGTCGTAGCCGCGTGGGCAAGGGTAGCTGTCAGGGTTCCACCTGCGGCATGCGTCTGACCGGCCACATGTACGAGCGCGGCATGTTCGAGGGCGACGAAGGCCTCGACGCCCTGCGCGAATTCATCGGCGAGCGTTGGCGCGGCAAGCGTTCCATCCTTTGGGGACCGCAGATGAGCCAGGCCGAGCTTCAGGAGGCCATCCACTGCGGCCTGTTCGACCTCGAACTCGGCAACGACAACGGGATGGAGGAGTAG